In Porites lutea chromosome 1, jaPorLute2.1, whole genome shotgun sequence, a single genomic region encodes these proteins:
- the LOC140934531 gene encoding E3 ubiquitin-protein ligase TRIM71-like — MDVKTLLDNLHDELSCSVCMCTYTDPKQLPYLHSFCLHCLNGIQRTSGVHGKITCPECRKQIKIPGSGNPSELPTNFRINSLVDVFAIKECNTANVKCGNCEKRSAQTLYCFQCCSFWCEECILAHNVIRTNREHKTLALKDFQDQDIEAVLRRPVFCQKELHEKEELKFFCKNCEVAICSTCAMTLHEGHGKMLLQEATNARKTKINSMIKSLKDKVLEKRKEVEQFNQKSMEVQAKVADVKRQVQTNVDQMTAIIEARKQHVFDAVDNQAKKSIETLSQKKGKVENQVKIIESAIEQTESLMKRNFSTEILGFNETFDKILDEQESQGNRDNECIPRFSFTKSEKLINVLNSEGIGNVKTVFSETKAQQSGAKGKESSKVIDGNKAANVPDSALNAQLQTRSYRPFLSFGQEGKSIGMLKYPLGVAVNDRDEIAVTELCNSRVSVFSSDGTHLRSFGREGQKNGEFKQPSGIAFDSVGNIVVADCYNHRMQLFDRNGKFLRKFGKYGTLHKLKNPEGLSLNGSGHIVVTDRENKLIKIFTPSGEYLRKFGGAGALVEPYHCIQHGQYFIVSDYGDDSIKMFDLEGKFISKFGKQGNKDGEFNEPCYLSVNKQGLLMVCDAGNHRVQVFELSGKFVTKFGSEGSGKGEFNYPVSTACLSDGRIVVSDVKNDRIQIFDQI; from the coding sequence ATGGATGTAAAGACCTTGCTGGACAATCTTCATGATGAGTTATCCTGTTCTGTGTGTATGTGTACATACACTGATCCAAAGCAGTTGCCTTATTTGCACAGTTTCTGTCTTCACTGCCTGAACGGAATTCAACGAACGAGCGGCGTCCATGGCAAAATTACATGCCCCGAGTGCAGGAAACAGATTAAAATCCCTGGAAGTGGAAATCCCAGCGAACTTCCCACCAATTTTCGTATCAATAGTTTGGTCGATGTATTTGCAATTAAAGAGTGCAATACAGCTAACGTGAAATGCGGAAACTGCGAGAAAAGAAGCGCGCAGACCTTATATTGCTTCCAGTGTTGTTCTTTCTGGTGCGAGGAATGTATTTTAGCACATAACGTGATACGCACCAACAGAGAACACAAAACGCTGGCTCTGAAAGATTTTCAAGATCAAGACATCGAGGCCGTGTTAAGGCGACCAGTTTTTTGCCAGAAGGAACTTCATGAAAAAGAGGAGCTGAAATTCTTTTGTAAGAACTGTGAAGTGGCAATTTGCAGCACTTGTGCAATGACACTTCATGAGGGTCACGGCAAAATGCTCTTGCAAGAAGCTACAAATGCCCGTAAGACAAAGATAAATTCCATGATTAAATCTTTAAAAGATAAAGTACTGGAAAAACGAAAGGAAGTCGAACAATTCAACCAAAAGAGCATGGAAGTTCAAGCGAAAGTAGCCGACGTAAAACGCCAAGTGCAGACGAATGTGGACCAAATGACTGCAATCATCGAAGCGAGGAAACAGCATGTTTTTGATGCGGTCGATAATCAAGCGAAAAAATCAATTGAAACACTCTcacagaaaaaaggcaaagttGAAAATCAAGTGAAAATAATTGAATCAGCAATTGAACAAACTGAATCTCTGATGAAACGAAACTTTAGTACAGAAATCCTTGGATTCAATGAAACATTTGATAAAATCCTAGATGAACAGGAAAGCCAAGGAAACCGTGATAATGAATGTATTCCTCGGTTTAGTTTcactaaaagtgaaaaattgaTTAACGTGTTAAACAGTGAAGGTATAGGTAatgtaaaaactgtttttagcGAAACTAAAGCGCAGCAATCAGGAGCCAAAGGTAAAGAAAGTAGTAAAGTAATTGATGGGAATAAAGCGGCAAATGTTCCCGACAGTGCTCTTAATGCTCAGTTACAAACCAGGAGTTATAGACCTTTCCTGTCATTTGGACAAGAAGGTAAGTCTATTGGAATGCTTAAATATCCCTTGGGGGTGGCAGTGAATGATCGTGATGAAATTGCTGTGACTGAGCTCTGCAACAGCAGAGTTTCAGTGTTTAGTAGCGACGGTACCCACTTAAGATCGTTTGGTAGGGAGGGTCAGAAAAATGGTGAGTTTAAACAGCCTTCAGGGATTGCTTTTGATAGTGTTGGCAATATTGTAGTGGCAGACTGTTATAACCACAGGATGCAACTCTTTGATAGAAATGGTAAGTTTCTTCGTAAGTTTGGCAAATATGGAACTCTTCACAAGCTTAAAAATCCTGAAGGTTTATCACTAAACGGCAGCGGTCATATTGTTGTAACTGACAGAGAAAACAAATTAATCAAGATATTCACTCCTAGTGGTGAGTATTTAAGAAAATTTGGTGGAGCAGGGGCTTTGGTTGAACCCTATCACTGTATCCAACACGGTCAATATTTTATAGTCTCAGACTATGGTGACGATTCCATTAAAATGTTTGATCTCGAGGGAAAGTTTATTTCTAAATTTGGAAAACAGGGGAACAAGGATGGAGAGTTCAATGAGCCCTGTTATTTGTCAGTTAACAAACAAGGATTACTAATGGTCTGTGATGCAGGGAATCACAGAGTTCAGGTATTTGAACTGAGTGGAAAGTTTGTTACAAAATTTGGAAGTGAAGGTAGCGGGAAAGGCGAGTTTAATTATCCAGTTTCTACAGCATGTCTTAGTGATGGAAGGATAGTCGTGAGTGATGTGAAAAACGATCGAATCCAGATATTTGACCAAATATGA
- the LOC140943631 gene encoding uncharacterized protein, producing MAKTDIKNAFRIIPIQPQDYNLLGICWRGFYYYDRCMPMGCSSSCKTFEIFSSAIEWIAQKKLHIDHILHLLDDFLIVSPSHELCKQQLDLFLMLCQYLSIPMAPEKTIGPSSTISFAGIELDSVLMEARLPPDNLVKCQDLISGFLGRRKVTLREIQSLTGLLNFACTVVVPGRAFLRRLIDLTIGIRHPHFLIRLTREVKEDLKVWQQFLSGFNGRSFFLSVDWANSHHLKLYTDASGAIGFGAVFGRHWCYGEWPMSWRHRNIAFLEFYPIVLSLHLWGHTIKNQRVLFFTDNEALVHVINKQTCRDKDLMFFVRKLVLVCLNYNICFKAKHVPGLQNKLADSLSRLQLQIFKQLAPAYMHKAPTVIPPHLQPLS from the coding sequence ATGGCCAAAACAGATATTAAGAATGCTTTTCGAATCATTCCTATTCAACCCCAAGATTACAACCTTTTGGGGATTTGTTGGAGAggattttattattatgatcGCTGTATGCCGATGGGTTGTTCAAGCTCTTGCAAAacgtttgaaattttttcttctgCCATAGAATGGATTGCCCAAAAGAAATTGCATATCGATCACATTTTGCACCTGCTGGATGATTTTCTCATTGTTTCCCCCTCTCATGAGTTGTGTAAACAACagcttgatttatttttaatgcTCTGCCAATATCTGAGTATTCCTATGGCACCAGAAAAAACAATTGGCCCTTCATCCACCATTTCGTTCGCAGGTATTGAACTGGACTCGGTCCTTATGGAGGCCCGGCTGCCTCCTGATAACCTAGTTAAATGTCAGGACTTAATTTCCGGTTTTCTCGGGCGTCGCAAGGTTACTTTACGTGAGATACAGTCGTTGACAGGTTTATTGAACTTTGCCTGTACAGTAGTTGTTCCTGGTCGTGCATTTTTGCGCCGTCTCATTGATTTGACAATAGGTATTCGTCATCCTCATTTCCTTATCCGGTTGACTCGAGAAGTTAAAGAGGATCTTAAAGTCTGGCAGCAATTTTTGTCTGGTTTTAATGgtcgttccttttttctctcgGTTGATTGGGCTAATTCACACCATCTCAAATTGTATACAGATGCATCTGGTGCCATAGGTTTTGGGGCAGTTTTTGGCAGGCATTGGTGTTATGGTGAATGGCCCATGAGCTGGCGTCATCGCAACATAGCATTTCTTGAATTTTATCCCATTGTCCTTAGTCTGCATCTCTGGGGACATACTATTAAGAATCAgcgtgttttgttttttactgacAATGAAGCATTGGTCCATGTTATTAACAAACAGACTTGTCGCGACAAGGACTTAATGTTTTTTGTGCGTAAGCTGGTCCTGGTTTGTCTTAATTACAATATTTGCTTTAAAGCTAAGCATGTCCCAGGATTACAGAATAAGTTGGCTGATTCCTTGTCTCGGTTACAGTTGCAGATTTTCAAACAACTGGCACCAGCTTACATGCACAAAGCTCCCACGGTCATACCTCCTCATCTGCAGCCGCTGAGTTAG
- the LOC140937561 gene encoding E3 ubiquitin-protein ligase TRIM71-like — MYLKTLLDNLHDEVSCSVCMCTYTDPKQLPCLHSFCLPCLNGIQRTSGDHGKITCPECRKQSEIPGSGNPSELPTNFRINSLVDVLAIKECSTANVKCGNCEKRSSQTLYCFQCCSFWCEECILAHNVIRTNKEHKTLALKDFQDQDIEAVLRRPAFCQKELHEKEELKFFCKNCEVAICSTCAMTLHEGHGKMLLQEATNARKTKINSMIKSLKDKVLEKRKEVEQFNQKSMEVQAKVTDVKRQVQTNVDQMIAIIEARKQDVFDAVDDQANKSLETLSQKKGKVENQVKIIESAIEQTESLMKRNFSTEILGFNETFDKILEEQESQGNRDHESIARFSFTKSDKLINVLNSEGIGNVKTVFSETKLQQSEAEGKESSKVIDGNKGVNVRDSPLEAQVQTKCCIPVLSFGQQGESVGMLKEPWGVAVNDRDEIAVAELGNHRVSVFNSDGTHLKSFGSEGQNNGEFNQPSGIAFDSLGNIVVADCKNHRVQVFDRNGKFLRKFGKHGSLDHQLSHPEGLSIDGKGDIIVADKAKRLIKIFSSSGEYLRKFGGAGSLVLPYHCIQHGHCFIVSDYDDHSIKMFDLKGRFIFKFGKQGNKNGEFNRPRYLSVNKQGLLMVCDSGNYRVQVFELSGKFVTKFGSEGSGRGEFKYTVSTANLSDGRIVVSDQNNHRIQIFDQI, encoded by the coding sequence ATGTATCTAAAGACCTTGCTGGACAATCTTCATGATGAGGTATCCTGTTCTGTGTGTATGTGTACATACACTGATCCAAAGCAGTTGCCTTGTTTGCACAGtttctgtcttccctgcctgaaCGGAATTCAACGAACGAGCGGCGACCATGGCAAAATAACATGCCCCGAGTGCAGGAAACAGTCTGAAATCCCTGGAAGTGGAAATCCCAGCGAACTTCCCACCAATTTTCGTATCAATAGTTTGGTCGATGTCTTGGCAATTAAAGAGTGCAGTACAGCTAACGTGAAATGCGGAAACTGCGAGAAAAGGAGCTCGCAGACTTTATATTGCTTCCAGTGTTGTTCTTTCTGGTGCGAGGAATGTATTTTAGCACATAACGTGATACGTACCAACAAAGAACACAAAACGCTGGCGCTGAAAGATTTTCAAGATCAAGACATCGAGGCCGTGTTAAGGCGACCAGCATTTTGCCAGAAGGAACTTCATGAAAAAGAGGAGCTGAAGTTCTTTTGTAAGAACTGTGAAGTGGCAATTTGCAGCACTTGTGCAATGACACTTCATGAAGGTCACGGCAAAATGCTCTTGCAAGAAGCTACAAATGCGCGTAAGACAAAGATAAACTCCATGATTAAATCTTTGAAAGATAAAGTACTGGAAAAACGAAAGGAGGTCGAACAATTCAACCAAAAGAGCATGGAAGTTCAAGCGAAAGTAACAGACGTAAAACGCCAAGTGCAGACGAATGTAGACCAAATGATTGCGATCATCGAAGCGAGGAAACAGGATGTTTTTGATGCGGTCGATGATCAAGCTAACAAATCACTTGAAACACTCTcacagaaaaaaggcaaagttGAAAATCAAGTGAAAATAATTGAATCAGCAATTGAACAAACTGAATCTCTGATGAAACGAAACTTTAGTACAGAAATCCTTGGATTCAATGAAACATTTGATAAAATCCTAGAGGAACAGGAAAGCCAAGGAAACCGTGATCATGAATCTATTGCCCGGTTTAGTTTCACTAAAAGTGACAAACTGATTAACGTGTTGAACAGTGAAGGTATAGGTAatgtaaaaactgtttttagcGAAACTAAATTGCAACAATCAGAAGCCGAAGGGAAAGAAAGTAGTAAAGTAATTGATGGGAATAAAGGGGTAAATGTTCGTGACAGTCCTCTTGAGGCTCAGGTACAGACCAAGTGTTGCATTCCTGTGCTATCATTTGGACAACAAGGTGAGTCTGTTGGAATGCTAAAGGAGCCCTGGGGGGTGGCAGTGAATGATCGTGATGAAATTGCTGTGGCTGAACTCGGGAACCACAGGGTTTCAGTATTTAATAGTGACGGTACCCACTTAAAATCGTTTGGTAGCGAGGGTCAGAATAATGGTGAGTTTAATCAACCTTCAGGGATCGCTTTTGATAGTCTTGGTAATATTGTAGTGGCAGACTGTAAAAACCACAGGGTGCAAGTCTTTGATAGAAATGGTAAGTTTCTTCGTAAGTTTGGCAAACATGGAAGTCTTGATCACCAGCTTAGTCATCCTGAAGGTTTATCAATAGACGGTAAGGGTGACATTATTGTTGCTGATAAAGCTAAGAGATTAATCAAGATATTCTCTTCTAGTGGGGAGTATTTACGTAAATTTGGTGGAGCAGGTTCTTTGGTCCTTCCCTATCACTGTATCCAACACGGTCATTGTTTTATAGTCTCAGACTATGATGATCATTCTATTAAAATGTTTGATCTTAAGGgaaggtttatttttaaatttggaaaacaGGGGAACAAGAATGGAGAGTTCAATAGGCCCCGTTATTTGTCAGTTAACAAACAAGGATTGCTAATGGTCTGTGATTCAGGAAATTACAGAGTTCAGGTATTTGAACTGAGTGGAAAGTTTGTTACAAAATTTGGAAGTGAAGGTAGTGGGAGAGGAGAGTTTAAGTATACAGTTTCTACAGCAAATCTTAGTGATGGGAGGATAGTTGTAAGTGATCAGAATAACCATCGAATCCAGATATTTGACCAAATATGA